TAAAGATAAATCAAATGAAACGACAGAGCAATCTTTGAGCTAAAACTCACCATAAGATGATTCTTGACAGCGCTCTTCTATGGCATCGGCTGATGGGGAAAGGCGTGCTTACTGTTGAGAGTAACGCTCCATCACATTTACGGTCTTACGCCCATTGTTCCAAAGGAAGAGTAAGTCGACTcgattttcttctttgttaGTATAACAAGGGATTGAAGAAAAGAgaatttttcatcaaataatgGGAAAGTACACGGCTGATCAGCAGAGTTCTGTAGGAAATCTGCAGCCTAGTTATATTAATGGGATTGCCGGGCCAACCAACTCCTCTAGGAgcattatatattgattaataTTACCACATGACACTATAACGACTATTGTGTTATATGTTACAGGCAGGCGTAACCCTGCTGCTAATCAACTTGAACAATGAGACTAACTTCATAACCCGGGTCCACAACAATAACGTGAAGAGCTTGGTTGTAGAGAAACAGCCAAGTACCGAAGAAGGAACCATTCTCATCCGGGGACTGAAGAAGACGGTCTCGTTCGTCGGGACCAGATCATCAAAGGCAGCTCCGCTGTTCAGAGAAGAGTACCACCTGACCCCAAAGGACGGGTACCTTCGGAGCCAAGTAATGCTTCTGAATGGGACTCCATTGGAAGTAACAGAAGATGGAGAGATCCCAACCTTAAAGCCTGCCTTTGCTCATGTGAACTCTCTTGTCTCTGTTGCCCCTCTGTCCATGGCATTTATTGTTCTCCCCAGTATGTATGCTCCTGCTTGTGCATGATCGACTTTTATTGCAACTGTAATTGTAATTGTGAttgtaatataatttattgaatattAAATAAAGAGGTATCGGTAGTCTCAATGTTGATCCGAAACCTCTTGATTTCATAAGATGATGTGTATAACTATGCCATACCATTtctcttatttattatatgttttaGACATTTTGTAATGTTGTACTGAACCTCAGACAtatttacaaatatatatgaagaagCGCAGATATACGCAGACTTGCTTGTCCAATCTAAAATATCTATCTGATTTTGAGCCATCGTGAATGGATTGTTTCTTCTTGGGCACGCTAGCCAGCCTGATTTTCCGAATATATGCGACAATTATAGTCCTATAATACAACAATAAAAAGATGAATGATTACCAACGTGGGTTGATTAAAGCGATTTAACGCTTATTTCACTTAAATAAAGTATCCGATTCGAGActttgtgaatgcagaaaattcatacCGAAAAAGATTTACCTCTTAATGGGCCGACTCAGCTCCACTGGATTAACCGATACCCTATTGGGCTTTCAAATATCAAAgttcacatcgaaaaagaTGAATGATTGATGAGCtggtttattttattttttggatattttCTCTTCTTATTTAGTTCAATTACTAGTGTTCTAACATGTGCAATTTGTATTATTACCATTTTCTTGGATTAGTCAGGGCCCTATTGAGCTTCCAAATACAACGGTTCACACCAAAGAAGATGAATGATTGAGGAGtcagtttattttattttttggatattttctcttctaattTAGTTCTATTACTAGTGTTTTAATATGTGCACTGCACAGGTTTGCATTATTAccattttcttgaattttcaaggatgaccaaaaaaaaaactaatacaTTAGTTTAGTATTAATAGTTTAGTGACAATTTTGCaactaatttatttaatattattttaatcattAGTATTATGCAAATTTATTAAATGCAGGTATACAAACTTGATCTtgtaaatttctttatttgaaataatattttttatatccttactttcaattattattttttaaaaaattatgtggCCCTGATTTCGTAAATTTAGTATctctgttaattttttttgtataactaattaattatttttatttaatatgccttgtttatatatttagctaatcaatttaattctaatatatattaaaaatatatcatttcaaTATACGTTATAGATATTGTTTGAGATAGTTCTATCAAAATCTTTATTTTCacacattaattttttaatattcttgtaattttatataattagtgTGTTGCGATAATTCACAGACATGCTTAATTATTTTCGAGTATAAatcattataatatttattttcttatttgtcTATTACATTATTTATAGTTGTCATGTACATTACACGGgttcatttttcataaatctaaatatcatttttattgtACAATTTGAAGCACTAATTGtgttataaaaataataacatttccatttgttaattttaaaattttcaaataaaaatcttcAATAATCACTTTACATATAGGagtaagttaattattataataaaaatttgaaactaATCGTTTCCATAAGCATGCATCGTATATTTGAGATCATTTTTAATTAGATATGTTAAATATACCAAGTTCAGTAATTAgactaaaaattattttttcctctttcaaTTAACATatgcataatatatttaagtttcatgttttattttatttatgagtttaACTTCATAGTGtgttatcatttttttttcttttataggaGTATAACTTTTTTATAAGCTATCTATATGATCAATTAGATTTTTTGTAGTTTATGTCCTCTGCATTGTATATGTTCATTTAACacgtttatatataatttcttataGAAATTGATCTAATTTTTTAGCACATATTTCTTGTTCTAATAATTAGATTAACTATAATATTCATTCTAATATTTATTGTGTTagctaaaatatttatttcaataaattattttaacattgctgcaatatttattttaataaattattttaactctttTTTTGCTCTATTAATAATCCATCATTTATTGTgaagtatttattattttcaagttagttttacataataataaatatagatatagattgcTTCTTAgcacaataaaaattttacaattttggCTTCGAAGTTTTAtacattattaattaataaaattagattatTCTGCTTGattcaataaatatattgcAATGACCTCAATTAGTatgcatattattattattattattattattatattatttattttatcgcttctattgattattttatcatttgcatatttattttattaattttactaattattttatattatcgtttatatatcatttcttatAACAATTGTTCTAATTTTTCTAGCACATATTTGTCTCTTATGACAACAAAATATTTCCAATGTTTAATTTGATGTTTTATACAATAtcaactttaaatattttcaatgttctaatttgaaaattaatctGCTTCTTGTAACAATTATTCTAATAAtcattttgatatttatttattgtgtcAATATGAATCTATCATTTATAATATAACTTCTTTTgtgaattttataatataatttttattacaatataaataatatttattattgagtgcagttaatattattatctaaatATGAATTGACTATCTTAATTCTATATGATATGACCCTATTTACCATAAAAGTGTAAGTCATTTTTCTATATgtatctttaaattttttttcaccaATTTCGCTTGGCAAATATTATTGTTTCTAtcatcaaaattttgaaattaattataattagggTCTGTTATGTTTTTTCGTTGGGCATCGACTATAATTAGATAAACTATAATATTCattctaatatttattatgttagttaaaatatttatatcaataaattattttattacttttttttccattaataATCCATCATTATAGTGAAACATTTATTACTTTCAAGTTatttttacataatatatagatagatatagacagtgaaacaaaaagaaaatgaattataaaaaGTTGTGCAGTTGGAAACTTGTGTTCAAAGTGGATGAATTTTTCCTAAACACATGGTTTTAAAATCCTTTAAACGAACCTTGTAAGTAAGGCCAAGCTGATGACCGAACTACGACTATGATCTCAGCGAAAAATAGAAACGAAATGCTTATAAGGAAATgatgaagaaaaggaaaataattgatAATCTCTTTTCGATCCCATGAGGAGCTCCGAACCTGGTTAGAATAAAAAAACGATCGCTCCGAACCGGATCGTTTGTACGATGGCTGGTGGTCCGCATGAAGTGTACATCGAGCTATTGACACTAGGGGTGTAAGCAAGTTGTGTCGGTTTGCAAACAGTTCGAGCTCGACTCGGTGAAAGTTCGAGTTAGACTCGGCCTTATCGAACTTGAGCGTAGCTCAAGCCGAGCTCAAGCCTGGGTGTGCTTAGCTCAAGCGACTCACAAGTCTTATCGAGTGTAAGCCCatgttttatataatattagcCCAGGCCAGCAGCCAGCCGATATGATAAACCcacaatattattattattattagaattaaatattattttttaattaaaatttttaatttttcattctaTTAAGTCGGACTCTTCTTAGTCATCTCTCTCGTTATCAGTTCCTCTCTCATTTGTGCCCTAGCCTGTCCCCGACTCCCCGTGAGGAGAAGAGCTTTCCCGTCGACGTCACCTGACCTCCCCTGCTCATCCCCGTGAAGCCCGTCGCCGGGACTCGTGACCGCCCTAGCTTGTTCCCTTGAAGCTTGTCCCCGTGAGGCCGTTCATCTCTGCTCGAGCTCGAGCCGCTCGACTATCCCACTATCCAAGCTCGAGCTCGCCTCTCTAGCTTGACACCGAGCGTTTCCAAGACTGTGGTCTCGGTCTGCAATGGCGTCCGCGGCGGCGAAGGCTCCGTCGAGGTCGGAGGTGTTCTCCCTCTTCCGCTCTCTCCTGCGCACCGCCCGTGATTTCTCTGACTACAACATGAGGGAGTACATGAAGCGGCGGACCATCGACGCATTCCGCAGCAACGGGGGCCTCTCCGACCCGCAGTCGGTCTCGGCGGCCTACGCCGATGGGAAGTTGCAGCTGGAGGTGGCAAAGAGGCAGGCCATCGTCTACTCCCTCTACGCCCCGAAGGTCAAGAGCGTGATGGAGCTGAAGCGGCTGAAATCGTGAGTTTGATAGTCAAGGGTTTTAGCATGTATCTGAACTAACTGCTGAGGTTTGAAAATCTGCGGTCTGATGAATTTGAGCTTGAATTCGGAAATACAACATTGAATAAGTTGCTATTTCAATAAAGTTATGATCTTTGTTGTTTAGTGATCAAAGATTATTGTAATTTGAAACTACAGTATTCGAAAATTCTGCTTCGAGGCAATGTTGAGTTTTGATTGGGAATTGCATAATAGTCTTTCTTCGATGAGCTGATTAGAAAATCACCACTTTTAGGGTAAATTCGGTTCGGTATGAAAGGTATGGAATCCAATCGCTATATGAAACAATCCCGTCTTCGGACAAGTTCACCATTCTGAAATGGTTATGATTCCTCTTCATCGAACTAGGCCTTTCTTTTAGGATGTGATTTGCTTGTGCTGTCGAGATCGTTTGGCAATAACTGTTTATGCAGAAGGAGCAGGAGCCTCAGCGGCTGGAGGTGTTCACCACATTGTTTGTCGACAATGATTGTTTGCTACGGACGACGATAGTGTCGCTGTTTTCTCATAAGTTTCGACTGCATCGAACTGCAGGTCATTCTTATTCATGGAGTAGGAGATGACATCCATGATGAAGTAACTCAATTTCCCATTCTCTTGGGACCGTCGAGACATCGTAGTTGTAGGGTATGAGTTTGGAAGAGTCGAGGCCATTAGAGCCTGTTATGGTAAGAGAATGTAAATCTTATAACTTGTTGCTGGAGACATTTCCTTCTCAGTCTATTGTGTCGAATGGAACCTTAACATCAGTGGAAGGGCTCTGTTCAATGAAGTCCGTTGGTCGATATTGATGCATAGAAAACTGTAGTTATGCATTAGATGAGATTCTGCTTCAGTCTTAGTTAAGAGGTAGTTGGTCCATGGAGTTCTGAGTGGATATTGATGCATGGCAAACTCGAGTGTTACGATTATAAGATGTTTCAGTACCGTGTTGTGCTGCTGTTTTTGTACGTAATACTAAGGTCATGAGTTCTCTGATGAGCTCACAAATCCTTAATCAAGATTCAGGATTCGAACAGAGCTGATTTATTGTTTACAAAATCTCCAAGATTTATCCGAAGTGATATGTCATAGAATATAAGAGCAGCTACGTAAATTGAAAATCAGAGGTGCCAAGATGTCTACGACAGCGGACGTAAATAATCACAAGAAGTCTGTCTCCTGAGTCCTGAGCAGAAGGCTACCCACAGTGGTCTGTGCAAAGAATCGCGAGTAGTCTACTTCCCAAGCAGGCGACGACCTCTCTGGGCAGCTTGTTTGACACGGAAATCAAGCTCGTCCGCATCGTCATAGAAATGGTCCAGTGACTTGTTTTGCCTACATCATATAGCAAAAGCAAATTAGAACAAGATTCAACAATAGAAAGGGAACTTCATGCCGCACTTCTACATTCTTGCAAGGACCTGGGCAAAGATGGAATCGAGTTTTGGAACAACGGGACCGATTTAGTTCTGCCACTGACCCTGTTGCTTAGTAGAACTGACTCCATGacctatcttttttttcttttttggtgacTATCTATAACACGAGTCATTTCACTTTCATTTCGGGAAAAATCGGACTGAAAATCTGAATGCCACCATACTCACCTCTCAATTTCAGTACCCATGTCAACTGCCATATCCTTCATCTCACCGAGAAGGTTGCTCAGATCATTTAATCCATCGTCTTGCTTCGCCTTTTCCACCTGTTAGCAAACCAAATTCAGGGACTCATTAGATTGCAGAAAGGGGTTAATTGGATGGGATCCTCATGACATAAACTAAACAATAAGACAGCGCGAAGGAGGCCACCAGGATTATTATCTATGAGTGGAGTGAGTGAAAGGCAAAAGGGAAACAAACCTCGATTTTCTGCAGAGCATCTGTGGGTTCAGCAGGGGGCATCCGCGAGTGGGACTTAGGCCTGCTCGATGAAGTCAATCCCAATTTATCTCTCTGCTCTAAGTGGTGACCCTTCCTCTGGATCTCATCTGCAAAATCAATCAAATGTGCAAATGAGAAATGGCTCTTTAACAAAATGCCGAGAAGAATAGATGAGCCATCTCATCTTATTTACAGGAAGTTGTGGAGACTGTATTCGAAGACAGACCTCTGGTGATTACTGGGCCGGAAATTGATCGGGTTTTCTTTGGCTTCCATGTCTTTGAGAACATTCCTCCAAGACTACCCAGAAGCTTCTCCCCCTACAATAACCATTTCCCAAAACAAATAACCTATAAGATTTTGTACTAGTATACAATTACAGAATGGGAAGTTCTCATAACAAGTCCAAAAATGTGCTTCTATTTGAGGAAAAGATTCCAGCAATCTGCATTCGTCATGCATAATATATCTGTCCTTCATTCTTTAACACAAGATGGAAAACTTTTCCAATACAAGAAGCTTTAATCCTAATACCATGAGTCGGAGACTTATGAACGATTTAGAAAAAAAGTAGGCTCTTGCAAAGTTGCTAAGCCAGTTACGATCAAGTGATTGAATTCATGTTCATGAGAATATGATCCTTGCCTCATGAACAAGAATGATCATGTGAGCTTATTAAAATCAAAGATCAAAGCTTATCTTGACATTACGAATGACCAAGGAACATAAACAACAAAAATGGCATATAAAGAACAAGATGGTATCGATCTCATTGCGAATCGATCACTCAACCAAACATTCAAATTGTAGACAAGGCGTCTTCATATTCAAGGACAAAAATGAAGCATCCGCATGGTCATACTCGGATATTTCATCATCAT
Above is a window of Punica granatum isolate Tunisia-2019 chromosome 7, ASM765513v2, whole genome shotgun sequence DNA encoding:
- the LOC116212751 gene encoding LYR motif-containing protein 4 isoform X1 produces the protein MASAAAKAPSRSEVFSLFRSLLRTARDFSDYNMREYMKRRTIDAFRSNGGLSDPQSVSAAYADGKLQLEVAKRQAIVYSLYAPKVKSVMELKRLKSSFLFME
- the LOC116212751 gene encoding LYR motif-containing protein 4 isoform X2, which produces MASAAAKAPSRSEVFSLFRSLLRTARDFSDYNMREYMKRRTIDAFRSNGGLSDPQSVSAAYADGKLQLEVAKRQAIVYSLYAPKVKSVMELKQLKS